A window of Bradyrhizobium sp. AZCC 1610 contains these coding sequences:
- a CDS encoding bifunctional folylpolyglutamate synthase/dihydrofolate synthase, whose translation MNLPAAKPQPLGELIARLSALHPKRIDLSLDRMHRLLARLDHPEALLPPVIHVAGTNGKGSTIAYLRAILEAAGLRVHVYTSPYLVRINECFRIGEKGGGRLADDAELRRVLEHCEQVNAGEPITIFEMETAAAFCLFAEHEADVVLLETGLGGRLDATNVIDRPIAVVIAPVSMDHTEFLGNSLTAIAGEKAAIIKRGAPVICAEQAPEAMSVIEAQAKRVRAPLHAAGQQWHVGVERGRLVYQDERGLMDLAAPKLFGRHQFDNAGLAIATLRAIEAFKIGMPAFEAGIVGAEWPARMQRLVAGALADQGPKGCEIWLDGGHNAEGGRVAAAALGDLEERVSRPLVVIAGMMANKDAGAFLANFAGLTRHIVSVAIPGRDNVMPPDRLADAARALGMRVENAASVEAALHALSRLAYEVPPRILITGSLYLAGHVLAINGTLPG comes from the coding sequence GTGAACCTGCCTGCCGCCAAACCCCAGCCGCTCGGTGAACTAATCGCGCGGCTGTCTGCCTTGCATCCGAAGCGCATCGATCTCAGCCTCGATCGCATGCACCGCCTGCTGGCGCGGCTCGATCATCCGGAGGCCCTGTTGCCGCCGGTGATTCATGTCGCCGGCACCAATGGCAAGGGCTCCACGATCGCCTATCTGCGCGCGATCCTCGAGGCCGCAGGCCTGCGCGTGCACGTCTACACCTCGCCCTACCTGGTGCGGATCAACGAATGCTTCCGCATCGGCGAGAAGGGCGGCGGCCGGCTGGCTGATGATGCCGAGTTGCGCCGGGTGCTGGAGCATTGCGAACAGGTCAATGCGGGCGAGCCGATCACGATTTTCGAGATGGAGACCGCGGCGGCGTTTTGCCTGTTCGCGGAGCATGAGGCCGATGTCGTGCTGCTGGAGACCGGACTTGGCGGGCGGCTTGACGCCACCAATGTCATCGACCGGCCGATCGCTGTTGTTATCGCGCCGGTCAGTATGGACCATACCGAGTTTCTCGGTAATTCGCTGACCGCGATCGCCGGCGAAAAGGCCGCCATCATCAAGCGCGGCGCGCCGGTGATTTGCGCCGAGCAGGCGCCGGAGGCAATGTCGGTGATCGAGGCGCAGGCGAAGCGCGTGCGTGCGCCGCTGCATGCGGCGGGACAGCAATGGCATGTCGGCGTCGAGCGCGGACGGCTGGTCTATCAGGACGAGCGCGGCCTGATGGATCTCGCGGCGCCAAAGCTGTTCGGCCGGCATCAGTTCGATAATGCCGGCCTTGCGATCGCAACGTTGCGGGCGATCGAGGCGTTCAAAATCGGAATGCCAGCATTCGAGGCCGGCATCGTTGGCGCCGAATGGCCGGCGCGGATGCAGCGGCTGGTCGCGGGCGCGCTGGCCGATCAGGGGCCGAAGGGGTGCGAGATCTGGCTCGATGGCGGGCACAATGCCGAAGGCGGCCGCGTCGCTGCCGCGGCGCTCGGCGATCTCGAAGAGCGGGTGTCGCGCCCGCTGGTGGTGATCGCGGGCATGATGGCGAACAAGGATGCAGGCGCGTTCCTCGCCAATTTCGCCGGCCTGACGCGGCACATCGTTTCGGTGGCGATTCCCGGCCGCGATAACGTGATGCCGCCGGACCGGCTGGCGGATGCGGCGCGCGCGCTCGGCATGCGCGTGGAAAATGCTGCAAGTGTCGAAGCCGCGTTACATGCGCTGTCGCGGCTGGCTTATGAGGTGCCGCCGCGCATCCTGATCACCGGCTCACTTTATCTCGCCGGCCATGTGCTTGCGATCAACGGCACGCTGCCGGGATAA
- a CDS encoding metallophosphoesterase family protein, producing the protein MRFAAIADVHGNYLALEAVLADIRAQGIGEIVNLGDMASGPLDARRTMDALMALDAVHVLGNHDRWLIDRPVEKMGSWDRPAYAQLGIEHLDWLRTVPSTQIFRDQVFLCHATPADDNVYWLETVTPDGSVRMSPREAIEKEADGISQSLILCAHTHIARAVRLGDGRLVVNPGSVGVPGFSYNVPFPHLIEAGTPDARYAVLELASGSWRVTFRHVPYDNDAMAALARRNGDAEFASALSTGWIR; encoded by the coding sequence ATGCGGTTTGCCGCGATTGCCGATGTGCACGGAAACTATCTCGCGCTCGAAGCCGTGCTGGCTGACATCCGCGCGCAGGGCATTGGCGAGATCGTCAATCTCGGCGACATGGCGAGCGGCCCGCTCGACGCGCGGCGAACCATGGACGCGCTGATGGCGCTCGATGCTGTTCACGTGCTCGGCAATCATGATCGCTGGCTGATCGACCGGCCGGTCGAGAAGATGGGTTCGTGGGATCGGCCCGCCTATGCGCAACTCGGCATCGAGCATCTCGACTGGCTGCGCACGGTGCCATCAACGCAGATATTTCGCGATCAGGTATTTCTCTGCCACGCCACACCTGCCGACGATAACGTTTACTGGCTTGAGACAGTGACGCCTGATGGCTCGGTCAGGATGTCGCCGCGGGAGGCGATCGAGAAAGAAGCGGATGGAATTTCGCAGTCGCTGATTCTGTGCGCGCACACCCACATCGCGCGCGCGGTGCGACTCGGCGACGGACGCCTGGTGGTCAATCCCGGTAGCGTCGGCGTTCCCGGCTTTTCCTACAACGTCCCGTTCCCGCACCTGATAGAGGCGGGCACGCCCGACGCCCGCTATGCGGTTCTCGAGCTGGCATCGGGAAGCTGGCGCGTGACCTTCCGGCATGTGCCATACGATAACGATGCGATGGCGGCATTGGCGCGCCGCAATGGCGACGCTGAATTTGCATCCGCACTTTCGACGGGATGGATACGCTGA
- the trxA gene encoding thioredoxin — protein sequence MAVGKVSDADFEAEVLKATGPVVVDFWAEWCGPCRMIAPALDEISGAMGDKVKIVKLNVDESPKTASKYGVMSIPTLMIFKGGEMASRQVGAAPKAKLQQWITAAV from the coding sequence ATGGCCGTTGGCAAGGTTTCTGACGCCGATTTCGAAGCCGAAGTGCTCAAGGCGACCGGGCCGGTGGTCGTCGATTTCTGGGCCGAATGGTGCGGCCCCTGCCGCATGATCGCGCCTGCGCTCGACGAGATTTCCGGCGCCATGGGCGACAAGGTCAAGATCGTGAAGCTGAACGTCGACGAGAGCCCGAAGACGGCCTCGAAATACGGCGTGATGTCGATCCCGACCCTGATGATCTTCAAGGGCGGCGAAATGGCCTCCCGCCAGGTCGGCGCCGCGCCGAAGGCGAAGCTGCAACAGTGGATCACCGCTGCGGTCTGA